The following proteins are encoded in a genomic region of Syntrophorhabdaceae bacterium:
- a CDS encoding flavin reductase family protein, which yields MKKSIGPNTLLYPTPSVVVGTYDKEGKANVMTAAWAGICCSEPPCIGISLRKATYTYGNIVERKAFTVCIASEKYVKEVDYFGIATGKKVDKLAVAGLTAAPSTAVDAPYVEEFPYALECALIHTIELGLHTQFIGRIVDVVAEESVLDAKGKIDPEKVRPLVFAPGFKQYYSLGRALGRAFSTGKDLL from the coding sequence ATGAAGAAATCGATAGGACCGAACACCCTGCTCTACCCGACGCCCTCGGTGGTGGTGGGAACATATGATAAGGAAGGGAAGGCAAACGTCATGACCGCCGCATGGGCGGGCATATGCTGCTCCGAGCCGCCCTGCATTGGTATATCACTACGGAAGGCGACTTACACCTATGGAAACATCGTAGAAAGGAAGGCCTTTACCGTATGTATCGCTTCGGAGAAGTACGTGAAGGAGGTCGATTATTTCGGGATTGCCACGGGTAAGAAGGTTGATAAATTAGCCGTCGCCGGTCTCACGGCGGCCCCGAGCACTGCGGTAGACGCTCCTTATGTGGAGGAGTTTCCCTACGCCCTCGAATGTGCACTCATCCACACCATCGAGCTCGGCCTCCATACTCAGTTCATCGGCAGGATAGTCGATGTGGTCGCGGAAGAATCGGTGCTCGATGCAAAAGGAAAGATCGATCCCGAAAAAGTGAGACCCCTCGTATTCGCTCCAGGATTCAAGCAGTATTACTCTCTCGGAAGGGCGTTGGGAAGGGCATTTTCCACGGGAAAAGACCTATTATAG
- a CDS encoding cobalamin-dependent protein (Presence of a B(12) (cobalamin)-binding domain implies dependence on cobalamin itself, in one of its several forms, or in some unusual lineages, dependence on a cobalamin-like analog.), with protein MIETEGLSRPSIYSYASRGIGIILFAVKVLLLQPPIEDFYDTSIRTYPLSLLYLAARIRDKAETAVLDLRSNRKAQRLQTHPFEDLTPFYQEGIRTPFSFFGAYYRFGLNAHEIEEEIRKADPDVVCISSLFTTYSLEALEIARITKGIKEEIVTIMGGLHPTLFPRHCLSSPYVDYVIRGEGETPLVRLIEALAAGRRPHARDIDGLCERDGDDYRISEPSVEEDIDLLPARDLLDPSAYRIGKKNYTFFLTSRGCPFQCAFCGKPAVPYRRRSLESMEREIGECLDLDIKAIDFEDDMLNLDTGFFHEVLGLFEGTGLTLSAMNGIYTGNLTGATLETMYSAGFRRLNFALVDISKPVMKNQGRTFPANFLTLLPYIEASPFLMEAHFIIGLPGQTSAEVLETMIFLMGKRLLAGPSIFYLAPGSPIFKEKVGDNWEGLIKSMRSAAMVPVNPLMPRETLFTFMKLTRFINLVKGALDREPAPADLSDLVRSGGSGRNPVNGEIIAALWRENRFLAYDLKTKKLIQEPQDRDLVRLFFEKARGRKIKGFKTSNTLVIG; from the coding sequence TTGATCGAGACTGAGGGGCTTAGCCGTCCCTCAATATATTCCTATGCATCAAGGGGAATAGGTATTATACTCTTTGCCGTGAAAGTGCTTCTCCTTCAGCCTCCTATCGAGGATTTTTATGACACCTCCATACGGACCTACCCCCTTTCGCTCCTCTATCTGGCGGCCCGGATCAGGGACAAGGCGGAGACGGCGGTCCTAGATTTAAGAAGCAATCGCAAGGCACAACGACTCCAAACCCATCCCTTCGAAGACCTTACTCCTTTCTACCAGGAGGGGATCCGCACCCCTTTCTCCTTTTTCGGCGCCTATTACCGCTTCGGCCTCAATGCACACGAGATCGAGGAGGAGATCAGGAAGGCGGATCCGGACGTGGTCTGTATCTCATCGCTGTTCACCACCTATTCACTCGAAGCGCTCGAAATAGCCCGTATAACCAAAGGCATAAAAGAAGAGATCGTCACCATAATGGGGGGCCTTCACCCTACCCTCTTTCCCCGCCATTGCCTCTCCTCTCCTTATGTCGATTACGTAATTCGGGGCGAGGGGGAGACGCCGCTCGTCCGGTTAATAGAGGCACTCGCAGCCGGCAGACGCCCCCACGCGAGGGATATAGACGGCCTGTGTGAGCGGGATGGAGATGATTACCGTATCTCGGAGCCTTCCGTGGAAGAGGATATCGATCTTCTCCCCGCCCGCGACCTTCTGGACCCTTCGGCCTACCGCATCGGAAAAAAAAATTACACCTTCTTCCTCACCTCCCGGGGCTGCCCGTTCCAGTGCGCCTTTTGCGGAAAACCAGCGGTGCCCTATCGCAGGAGAAGTCTCGAATCCATGGAAAGGGAGATCGGAGAATGCCTGGACCTCGACATAAAGGCGATCGATTTCGAAGACGACATGCTCAACCTCGACACGGGGTTCTTTCACGAGGTCCTGGGCCTCTTTGAGGGCACGGGCCTCACCCTCTCGGCCATGAATGGCATTTACACGGGAAACCTCACCGGCGCGACTCTCGAAACGATGTACTCCGCCGGTTTCCGGCGCCTCAACTTCGCCCTCGTCGATATCTCGAAACCCGTGATGAAGAACCAGGGGAGGACCTTTCCCGCCAATTTCCTCACGCTCCTGCCTTATATTGAAGCTTCACCCTTTCTCATGGAGGCCCATTTCATTATCGGCCTTCCCGGCCAGACATCGGCGGAAGTCCTGGAGACAATGATCTTCCTCATGGGCAAGAGGTTGCTTGCCGGGCCCAGCATCTTCTACCTCGCCCCGGGAAGTCCTATTTTTAAGGAGAAGGTGGGCGACAACTGGGAGGGCCTCATCAAATCGATGCGCTCGGCCGCCATGGTCCCCGTAAACCCCCTCATGCCGAGGGAGACGCTCTTTACCTTTATGAAATTGACGAGGTTCATCAACTTGGTGAAGGGCGCCCTCGACCGGGAGCCGGCGCCTGCGGACCTCTCCGATCTCGTCCGCTCCGGCGGGTCCGGGAGAAATCCCGTCAATGGCGAGATCATAGCCGCCTTGTGGCGGGAAAATAGATTCCTCGCCTATGACCTGAAGACAAAAAAACTCATTCAAGAGCCCCAGGACAGGGACCTTGTAAGACTCTTCTTTGAAAAAGCGCGGGGCAGGAAGATCAAAGGGTTTAAAACATCGAACACCCTGGTGATAGGCTAG
- a CDS encoding transporter substrate-binding domain-containing protein has protein sequence MNRKGRMRLYMAATAALMLFTSLMGCHSDNDKSLEKIKQAGVIRIASGPGYPPFTYRNAKGELAGFDVALSGELAKRLGVKAEIVTVQWEDIINGLKGNKYDAILGSMSVTEERAKVVDFSLPYYYARSQVMVPKDSTLKSVKDLKNKSVGVMGETTFEDDAKAQGITQLRRYKTNDDAVVALGKKEVDAIITDDVAGMYAKNRLHVDIEPFGDTLSTDKISIAVRKGDRTLLKKIDAVIEEMQKDGTLRDLVERMASNRLDSLQTK, from the coding sequence ATGAACAGGAAGGGACGGATGCGGCTCTATATGGCAGCGACTGCAGCGCTGATGCTCTTTACATCCCTGATGGGATGTCACTCGGATAACGATAAATCTCTGGAAAAGATAAAACAGGCGGGGGTCATCAGGATCGCCTCGGGCCCCGGATATCCACCTTTCACGTATCGTAATGCAAAGGGTGAGCTGGCAGGTTTTGACGTGGCTCTCTCAGGGGAGCTCGCAAAAAGGCTGGGGGTCAAGGCTGAGATCGTCACGGTCCAGTGGGAGGATATCATCAACGGCCTCAAAGGGAATAAGTATGATGCCATCCTCGGAAGCATGTCCGTGACCGAGGAAAGGGCGAAAGTAGTCGATTTCTCACTCCCTTACTACTACGCCAGATCGCAGGTGATGGTCCCGAAAGATTCAACCCTCAAGAGCGTAAAAGACCTTAAGAATAAATCGGTAGGGGTCATGGGTGAGACCACCTTCGAGGACGATGCAAAGGCCCAGGGGATCACGCAGCTCCGCCGGTACAAGACAAACGATGATGCAGTTGTGGCCTTGGGGAAAAAAGAGGTGGACGCCATCATCACCGATGATGTGGCAGGCATGTATGCCAAAAACAGACTCCACGTGGACATCGAGCCTTTTGGCGATACCTTGAGCACCGATAAAATCTCGATTGCGGTACGAAAAGGAGACCGTACGCTCCTTAAGAAAATTGATGCGGTCATCGAAGAGATGCAGAAGGACGGCACCCTCAGGGACCTCGTGGAGAGGATGGCCTCCAACAGGCTCGATTCATTGCAGACAAAGTGA